TTACTGTACATTGCAAAAGTTTCAACATATATGAATGTATGTATGTGCCGCGTTTTAGTGATCAAAATCTTATTATGCAATTTTAACAAACATTATGGTCACatctcactctctctccctgAATATCAATCTTCTGGCTTCAGGGGGATATCATGTCATCCTGTTGTCATTCTTCAGTTACTCGTTGTATCTGTCTTCCTACATATGCACAGCAGCACATGCAATTTCAGCTTTCGACTAATGTACATATCACAATCAGAGCCCTAACAAAATATAGTAGACAATTGTGACAGGAAGTGATATAAATATCCCAAGAATAACCCTGCAATGCACGAAAAGAAATTGAACAGTCAGATGGGCTCTCGGAGAACCAAGCAGTGAAACACTGTAGTACATTCTGAAACTTGAGAGTATAAGGacattcccaacccataacactagatatagtttctataaacttcacatcatcaaaaaaacTATTACTAGACACCACTTTTCCAATACAAACACTACTATTTcgtacttcaatttaatgctacttatctcatataatatcttgaatgttgtgtagaaaccatatctCATGCAaaacatggtttcattctctttcctcatttattcacttgccacataaTTTTTATCCTAGATggtaacttatttaatgttatagacACTATTCTAGTCATTGGTTTGGAAATGTCCTAAGGTACGTAAATAGTAATTAAGAAGCAAATTACCCTGTGCTCATGATGTCTGCCTGAACCTTATACTCTTCAGCGTACACAAATGAAGTCACGGCCAGGGGTAAAGCCGCCTGCATGTGAAATTTGTGGTTAGAGAAACTCTCCTGTATTGGCACCCCAagcaaaatatgttttaactttgaggtaacaaaaattatataaaattttggtacctaagGTACATTAGATTttaaggtattaaatttttatattgaaaaatatgataagtaaggtattttttaagtacgGTAAAAAGAAACTCATCAAAATAAGTTGGCTAGATTTCTACAGTTCTGTCTACTCGTGTTAATAGTATATCACATCAAACAAGGGTGCCCATGATGTGCTAGAAAGTACTCTACTTGAATGCTACCACCTGCAACTGACTTTCGTTCTTGGATGTCTCACTTCTACAAACGTGAACAAACATCTTTCACCATGCCAGATTTTCCGTTATCTGCCAACTGAAATGGCGGCTAGAACACTATCtgtcaaggaaaaaaaaaactatttcgCCGAGCATACTGGCCTTATGGTTTTCTCCatgtaattttcagttcatgTGTAAATTTAGTTTCATAGCTGCCGTGTGCGGTTCAGGTAATTTCAATGGATGAAAATGTGCAGGGTCGATCTGTGAACTGTAAGGTAATCTGCCCGTGTGCGCTCACCTGAACGACAGCGATGTGCAGAAGCGTGCCGTGCATGCCGATGACGAGCGAGGCGAACAGCATCACAACAGGGCCTATCAGAAACTTGATGACCATCGAGAACGACGCGATCTTGTAGCCGCACGGCACGAACCGCGACTGCCGCGCTATGAATGTCCCTGCAGAAACGCGAAAATTCAGGCTTAAATTAGCAGATGACGAGGCAACGAGTTTAGTTTTTTCGTGAAAAAatgtcaaacgacatatttaaaaacaaaaaataatttataaataaaatttttatatacatattattaacgaactaaaaatcaatactacaaaataaacattgaaaaaaaaatctcaaaatcaattctaaaattaatattaaaattttaaattttggtttataactGTTTACAGAGACGAAAAGATATGGTCGAATAATTTTTCCTGTTTGGAGCAAGCATACTGCTTGGGCTTTCTTGCAGGTCCAAATGTAAACTGAGATGCCGTCGTCACACTAACCTGAAGAAAACATGCTTAGGCCAACAGCTGTGGTGCGAATGGTGAACAGGGAGTCCTCAACAATTTTTGGCATCGTGAATCCCCAcctgcaaaataaaaacacgAGTGCGTGCCCGTTAAagatcgatttttttttatgatttcaggggagaaaaatatagaataaaattatgaagaaCAAATATTGTAAGCATGAGACGTGGATGAAAAGGACGTACTTGAATGCGATTAGAGACCAGATGAGGCCAAGGAAGCTTGCATAGGTATTCGGAATCTGCAGGAGCTTCTTCACTGCCATCCAGACAACGTGCTTcatcgacggcgccggcgccgaggcctCCTCCACCGTAGCGTCCGCGCCATCGCTGGCCTCcttggcggccgccgccgtctcgccggGGAAGCCGTCTCGTGCCGTGGACGCCGTCATCTCGGTGATTTCGATGCTCACCGCCACTTCTTGCGGCCGGTCGGCCGCGACATTGCCGGCGCCGTTCGCTTCAGGGGCGGCGCctttctccgccgccgcggctttCACAGGCGACGAAGGGCTGATCTTGGCGCAGCCGTccaacgccggcgccggcgccgccgcggctctGCGCGCGGCCATGTACTCGTAGAGGAAGATGACGACGTTGTACCAGATGCAGAACTGCATGACGACGATCTGCTTCATGAGCTCCTTGGACACGGGCCCGTACATGCCGTTGAGGAGCGGCACCCCCATGATGATGGTGTTGGGCAGCGACGCGACGGAGAAGCAGGTGATCACCCACTGCAGcggggacggcgccgccgcccccttggccccggcgcggcggcgcgagcgctcCCAGAGCGCCCACGCCATGAGGCCGAGCAGCAGCACGGCCTTCTGCAGcgtgtcggcggcgacgaggcggccgtTCATCTTGTATATGTCGTTGGTGGAGACCATGTCGAAGATGAGCACCGGCACGGCGTAGAGCGCCACGAAGTGGTTGATCCCGGCGCACTGCTCGTTGGAGAAGGCCTTGAGCCACCGCACCGACGCGtacccgagcgccgccgccgtgtacAGCGGCACCATCGCCTCCACCACCGCGTACACCTCCGAACCCGTAATCATCTTTGCTGCCCTAGCTAGCTCAACCACTAGATCAACGGTGGTAATAGATTAGATAAGATAAGACTGGACGAGGATCTCCTGATGATACTTTGCTAATCACTACTAGTAGTGTGTGTTGTAGTGTGATGAGTTCGTGTTTCATCGGCTTGAACGGacgtgtgcatatatatagatagtaGATTGCGAGTTGACGCAGACATGGCACAGCGTTCGTTCAATTCGTAAGCcaggtcgatcgatcgatccggtGGTTTTTTTTGTGTCCATGGTTTTGGATCATGGAAAAAGACAGGTTTTCGCACGGAGGAGATGGAGAAACTGGAAAGGTATAAGCTAGCCGTTCATTTCCTTTTGTACTACGTATGTAACGCATTACGCAGATAGATGGATTCGTGCGTTAGCAGAGGCTCTGGGGTGGTGACGCCACTGGGGATGATCAAGCAGCGCAACAAAAGCGTGGGTTGTCCTCCTGGTGCTGGAgacactagctagctaccgcGGCTCTCTGTGCTGTACACGTACAGTACACATGCTGGCCTCTGCGTCGTACAGCCGtagatattaattaaactTTCACCAGCTGGattcctctttctttttttctttttcatacaGATAATCATTGCGACGCATTTTAGTTGCTCTGCATATAGCTAGGTTAtcgcatatatgcatgcatcgatcgttaatcagtagtagtactagctagctagggaaAAAGTCATAGGATCGACAAGCTGTGTGTTCCCGAGCTTTATACGTGTAGAGTAGTATTTGCTTTTGTATTCTCTGCTCATGGTCAGATCGATTGATCATCCGtatgtgttttcttttccgtAGCCACATGCACTCGCGTGCTGTGCGTTGAGTGGTGAATCGCATGGAAATAGTCTACAAATCACATGGAAATGGGAATATCTGAAAACTAGCGAACTCCCATACCAGCGATTTTCCCCTGGGTTTTGCACAgttttggttttaatttgaatgACGATTAGCTACGTAGTACGTGTTAGTGTGTTACTACTACTCCAGTACATATAGTGTTGCGACGGCCAAGTTTGACGAGGAGTCCTCCACTATAACCGCACCAAATGTACGACCTCGATCAAAAAAGGGTCGCCATGCACGCGTGCATGTGTAGATCGTTGTGCCATGTTAGACCAGAATTCAGAGCCTTTTCTTGTCACGACCAGAACCCCAGTACGTAAGTGCCGGAAGCTAGTATGTTGCTTCGCTTAATTGAGTCAATTCTGTTATCTCACACCCTTTTTTCTGCCCAACCGAGACATTAAAAAGGCTTACAGGAGTACTACTGGTTCCTGGCTGCTGCATCGCTCTGGCTAGTGGTGATGACGCGGGAACCGGAGAGGAACAGTTTTTGGCATATCGGTGGACATTAATCCGTGTGCTTGTATTCTatgtaaataattattaaaaaatatagaaaaatttgataagatagattaatatgagctatatcactccacaaacatacaaatttaaattcaacttctacatgttgtagcaaaaaacaaacaaaactgaaaccaagtatacacatatttataattgtttttgttatttttactacagcttgtagaagttgaatttaaatttgcatatttgtggagtgatataactcatatttatctatcttattaaattttttcatatttttataactatttagatgacatgtaagCAACAGGTGAATATCCAcccatataataaaaaaccgtTTCTAGGAACCGTATCCTATGCAGTCGACTACATACAAACTCGTCGCTCATATATGAGCCCGAAGGCGCTGGACATATGTCAGCGACGATCCGAATATGCGTTGGGGCGTCGCCTGCTGCTAGTTGCTAGGTCTGCACTTCGAAAAAAGGCACAAGCTAGCAGCGGAAATATTTGAATACTGTCAAAAAGAAGTTCCCCTGTGTACAGCGCTCTGACCATCTAGAGTTTATGCGAATTTCACAGTTGCCACTATACTCAATGCAGCATGATTCTGCCTATATACCTAGCAAGTGCGTGCTGCTTTAATCTCTCTCCATgaaataaaagttgtttatTCCGAGACTTCTCCATTCCATTGGTAAAGATCGAGCTCCTCGAATAAACTAATCTTGGAGCACTCCGTTTAACCGACGAATCGTTTGATGCTGGTCGTGCATGGTGGGATGCCGCATTTGTTACTAAAAACTTACGAGGAAAACCTAATTATGCGTGGGAATCGACGTGGTGTCCACACAAGATTTCCACCTCTTAAAACCCCATTTCGTGCAAGTTGTTTGGTACGGCATTGTCACCagccgcctgccgccgccgttttAGGATAAAAGAACAACTGTCGGCCATTCGTGCGCCACTATATATGGCTGCTATGCTAGCTACGTTAAAAATGCGATGCATCTGGTTCGGCGTCGCCACTGGCCCATGGAACATTAATCAATCGATCGCTGCATCACTAGCTGAAAACTATGATATATCTCGGCCGTCCATACTTGGATCCGATGGCCTATAATCACTGGTGCATATTGCACAGTGATTTGGCACAGTAATAAATATGCAACGATGCCAGGTGGATCCCTTGATTTCTCATCATGCATGTGGCGCTAGTGCAAATGTTTAGGTAACAACAgcgggaaacagtttttagtaCACGGGTGGACATCTACCCGTGTGCTTGTATGTTAtgtaaatagtcataaaaaaatataaaaaaattgacaagatagatacATATGAGTTGTATCActctacaaacatgcaagttaaaattcaatctctataagttgtagcaaaaaaataaacaaaactgagactaagtatacgcatattcataattgtttttgttatttttactataacttgtagaagttgaatttaaacttgtgtgTTTGTGAAgagatataactcatatttatctatgttgttaattttttttatattatttaatgactatttagatgacatgtaaaCAATGGATGGACATCCATccatgtgctaaaaaactgcttccaACAACTGCAGCACCCATCCTGTCCAACAGCTGGGCTCCCGAGTGACCCGCCCCActttcatctttttgcttttgcttatatttgtatttaaaatttgaatttttaattttaaaatttaggtttttttaattgtaatttaatttttatcctttgttttatcacatataaaaattattcataaattattttttatttttaaatatgtcgtttgcaATCACTCCTGCTGATTGTCCAGCAATTTTACTTCATGCCATTTTGTTTCCTTTCAAAAAAGATTTACTGCCTGCCATTTGGATTTTTTGAAGGTAAGTGCTTATAATCACCCAGGCTGGAGGAAACTGAAGTCGAAATAAGATCACATGGTTCGCGCCGCGGATGATCTTGCGTGTCCTTCCTTTCTGCCTGCGTTACTCCTACATAGTTTGGTCCCAAACTACACGAGAGAACAAGTATTTCTAGCTGGTCGGTTCCTTATTCTCGCCAAACATTTTGAAAATACCGGCACCTAGCCAAATGTGAGAAATTTACGTATGCAATGAAACAAATGTGAGGGACTATACAACATAGGACTTAGCTTGACTTTGCCAGTGTAAGGGTGACCAGAAATGCcggaccttttttttttatttgaggaTGCAGAAAAATATTGGCTGCATTTTACATTTTTGGGGGCTTGGTGATGTCATAGACATAACTGTAATTATTTCAGATGAGAATTATGCACCAAAAGGGCATTCGCCCACTGAACGAATTCAAACTCGAATTGTACTCATCTGGTTGGATTCATACCTAGATTTGGAACCTCCGGTCATACGTATTGGGCTTGGAATATAGTAATAGCATTAGACTAACAATTCAAAAGTCTCGCGCGTGTTCTTGGAGGTCTTGTTGGACTAAACTTTAGAATACGGCAGTCCTGATTCCTGAACTTGTGCAGTATCAGAACGACAGAACCCAGTTTATGCCCAAACTGCAGATGAAAATCAGGCCCAACATTGTCACGGTAGACTGGCAACCAGGACAAGCCCAACACAGAGATTTCTGAGACCAAACTTGTATAtcgggagtttttttttttccgggtATTACCACGTACATATACCTAATATATGATAAAGTCgaatgaaaacaaaatttatatctatatagtAGACCTTGACAAGATGTACTtgacaacttttttatttgagatcATTTAAGAATCCAAATACTCGTTAAAAATGtcatatctaaatttaaaatcaaacttGTAAAACTTGGGTAGATCAACAATTTTAGAGCtgatgatttttatttggaatCATTTGGACTAAAAAAcattacaagttttggagagGTGGAATAACacctttaattaattttgtacaTATTGTTTAatccttcattttattttaaaaatatataaatactatttattttgttgtgac
This is a stretch of genomic DNA from Oryza brachyantha chromosome 1, ObraRS2, whole genome shotgun sequence. It encodes these proteins:
- the LOC102713416 gene encoding probable auxin efflux carrier component 9 isoform X1, giving the protein MITGSEVYAVVEAMVPLYTAAALGYASVRWLKAFSNEQCAGINHFVALYAVPVLIFDMVSTNDIYKMNGRLVAADTLQKAVLLLGLMAWALWERSRRRAGAKGAAAPSPLQWVITCFSVASLPNTIIMGVPLLNGMYGPVSKELMKQIVVMQFCIWYNVVIFLYEYMAARRAAAAPAPALDGCAKISPSSPVKAAAAEKGAAPEANGAGNVAADRPQEVAVSIEITEMTASTARDGFPGETAAAAKEASDGADATVEEASAPAPSMKHVVWMAVKKLLQIPNTYASFLGLIWSLIAFKWGFTMPKIVEDSLFTIRTTAVGLSMFSSGTFIARQSRFVPCGYKIASFSMVIKFLIGPVVMLFASLVIGMHGTLLHIAVVQAALPLAVTSFVYAEEYKVQADIMSTGVILGIFISLPVTIVYYILLGL
- the LOC102713416 gene encoding probable auxin efflux carrier component 9 isoform X2, whose protein sequence is MITGSEVYAVVEAMVPLYTAAALGYASVRWLKAFSNEQCAGINHFVALYAVPVLIFDMVSTNDIYKMNGRLVAADTLQKAVLLLGLMAWALWERSRRRAGAKGAAAPSPLQWVITCFSVASLPNTIIMGVPLLNGMYGPVSKELMKQIVVMQFCIWYNVVIFLYEYMAARRAAAAPAPALDGCAKISPSSPVKAAAAEKGAAPEANGAGNVAADRPQEVAVSIEITEMTASTARDGFPGETAAAAKEASDGADATVEEASAPAPSMKHVVWMAVKKLLQIPNTYASFLGLIWSLIAFKWGFTMPKIVEDSLFTIRTTAVGLSMFSSGTFIARQSRFVPCGYKIASFSMVIKFLIGPVVMLFASLVIGMHGTLLHIAVVQAALPLAVTSFVYAEEYKVQADIMSTGKTDTTSN